CTTGCGGACATTTAACAAGACGAAACCACCCTGTGGGGTGGTAAAAGAAAGGGTGAGCTGCTCCTTGCCTATTCGTAGGCAAGGACGAGTTCAATCAGGGAACGTTCTGCTCTTGTCGGAAACGTCATCTGCTTGAAGATGCCTGTGACGCACTCCTCGACCGTTGGCGTTGTGGACACGCTCGTCTCCACGTTGGCGCCGTCTACACTACCGTCTACCCTGATGCGCAGATATATGATGAGACGGACGAATCCGCTCACCCTGTCGACAACCGGATCGAAGGCGAAGCAGGCCGTCAGTTTTTTCTCGGCCTTATCCACAACCTGGTAGAACGGATCTGCGGTTCTCGGATCGCCCGAGAGAAGATTGGGAACGAGAGGGCCGATTCCGATCGTGTTCCCAATGATCAGCTGCCTGCTCCTTGCCGTCGGCGGTGCCTCACGCTTCTTGAGCTCGATGACGATCTCCTCCATCCGGGAGCGGATCACCGCAGCCTTGTCGATGAGCGCGTCGTGCTCGCTCTTCAGTCGGAAGAACTCTGCCGCCAGGTCCTCGGTTGCGGCCTGCCAGAGAGGGACGACGATGGGGTTTCCGGCCTCCCCGCTCACTGCCGGCAGCGGCAGGGAGAGCGTGACAAGAAAGAGGAAGACAGCGGAAAAAAGCGCGGTTTTTTGCATGACGTATTCCCTTCTTTCTTCACCCTACAAAACTTGCTCGTTATTGGCAACAGGCAGGGCCTCGGCGGGGCGGAAGCGACGGAAAAGATGGCGATGAACGAGGGCACGGAGTTCGCCAAACTCTTCGACATGAAATAGGGAGGAAAGCGAGAGATAGATAGCGGTGCCGATGCTTCCAACGACGGCTGTTTGAAGAAAGACGCCGGCAAAAGTGTCCAGGGGCGCGAACCAGACGGTGAGCGGTTTTGAAACTTGCATACCGATGGCCATAAAAAGCCCTGCGACAGTCATCTTGAGAAGGCTCCGGAGAAGTTTAGATTCATGAATGGCACCAACTTTTACACGCAGCATTGCCCAAAGCAAGATAAGCTCCACCACTTGCGCCAGCGAGAAAGCAATACCGAGACCGACAATACCCAGCATCTCTGTAAGGCGGCCGGCGCTCAAAAGGAGTACCAGCGTGGAGAGTGCACCAGCCACAAGCGGAGTGACAGAATCACGATAGGCAAAAAATGCGCGGATGAAAAGAAGATTGAGTGCTTGCGCAAAAAGGCTCATAACTAAGAAGGCAAGCGTGTCAGCGACCAGAAGCGTCTCCTCCCAGCCGAATGTTCCCGCGCCAAGTACGAGACGCACCGTTTGCGCACGCAAGAGCAGAAGGAAGAGCGTGGCAGGAATAATGAGATAGAGAATCTGGCGCACCGCTTCAGACATTATATCGGCAAAGCGAGATGTGTCCCCCTCCACTCCCGCACGGCTAAGAAGCGGGAAGGCAGAAATGGCAAAACTCACGGCAAGAATGCCGACCGGAAGCGAGGTAAGGTTGTAGGCAAATTGAAAGACCGTCACACTGCCCGCGGCAAGTGCCGAGGCGAGAACGCCAAGAATGATGAACTGGATCTGTGACATGCCAATGCCGAGTACACGTGGCCCAAACAAGAGAAGCGCTGAAGACACGTCGGCGTGAAACCACGGTTTTGGCCAATGAGGGCGATACCCCATTTTCCACGATCCCCACACGGGAATCGCCATATGGAGAAAGGCGCCAAGCACTACACCCCATGCGAGACCAATAGCACCCACAGCGGGGACAAAAAACACGGCTCCAAGAATAATACCGATGTTGTAGAGAACGGGGGAAAGCGCAAACAGGGCGAATCGCTGCGTCGCCTGAAGAACGTTGCTGAAGACAGAGGAGACGGCGATGAGTCCTTCCGCGAGAAAGAGCACGCGCATAAAGAACGCCACGTGCTGCTGCTTGTCAGACGAAAAACCTGGTGCAACAAGCTCTGCGAGGAGAGGAGCAAAGAGAATGCCCAGGAGCGCACCGGCGCCGAAAAGTACCCCAAGCCCAATGAGCATGCGATTTGTGAACGCCCATCCTTCGTCTGCCACTCCATCAGAGCGGAGATGACGGACGAAGAGCGGAATGAAGCTTGCGGAGAGCGCACCCGTGATCAGCAGAGCAAAAAGAAGGTCGGGAATGCGAAATGCCGCATAGTAAACATCGAGCGTATCTCCGGCCCCGAATGTCCCTGCCAGGACACGATCGCGCCATAGTCCAAATAGACGACTTACAAAGGAAAAAAAACCTAGAACAAGCGCTCCACCAGCCAAACTTTCTATAGGCTTTTGGAACCAACTAAGCATGCGGTGGCTCTATCTTCTTACGTGGCCGTTTTGACGCAGGGGCCACTCCCGTACTCGTGGGCGCACTCCGATACGCAGCCACAAGTCCCAACACAATAGCAAGACCAAGAACAATCAACAGCATGCGTACGGTGCCGTTCTCTAAGTCGAAGAATGGTACGAAAATCTCCACTTGGTCTTCTACAACGTCACCCTCGGGCGACGTCATCTTCAGCGTGACAAGATACTCTCCTGACTCAGCATATGTGTGTACAACTTCGCGTCGGCGTGACGTTGTATCGTCTCCAAAATCCCAATTGTATGCATATCCTTCGTCGCGGCTTGGGGCAACGGCGTAGAAGTTGTACGTAGACCAGCGCACCTGTTCAAAGGAAAACTTTGTATCCTGTGACGATCCGCGGGTTGCTTCAGATTCCTCTTGAGCAGTCGTCTCGTCACTCTCTTCTGCCAAAGATGCCTCCGTGTCTCCCGTGACTTCTACCGCCTGCTCCTCTCCTGGTGCAGGAGGAGATGACAGAGCGGGAGCCGCGTCCGCGCTCGTGGGCGGCGTGGTTGTCGTTGTCTTTGCGGGAGATTGTGCTGGCGCGGGAGGTACAGGAGCAGGCTTTGGGGCCGGTGGCGGTTCCCCAAGCGGCGTTGTGTCAACCGCGTCGGATTTTCCATCGTCGTCGGTATCGACATCACGCGGGTCGGTTCCCTTCATGGCCTCCTGTTCGTTGGAAAGTCCGTCGCCGTCAATATCCGCGTCGCAAGCATCTCCATCCGTATCTGTGTCCATGTTTTTTTGGTCTGCATTCGTTGCTGCCGGGCAGTTATCATTTTGATCCAGCACCCCGTCACGGTCTTTGTCCGGAACGGGAGTCGCAAGCGCCGTGATGACGACATTATCATTCTTGTTCGTGTCCGGCGGATCTACGTTCGTCACCTCCACGCGGACATTAAACGTCCCCTCCGGAATAAGAAGATCCACAAACACCTCCTCCTTCACGCCACCGGCACGAAGCGAGATCACCTGCGGAGTTCCGCTGATCGCCGTCCCGATATAAAAACTCACATCCCCCGTGACATCCACATCGCCGGTGTTTCTCAGTGTCGCATAGACACGCACGGTGTCCCCCACGTACAGAATGTCTTTTGAAAAAGTCACCTCCGGGAGGATCTGCACTTCCGCCGCGGCGTGCGCAAAAAAAGGAAAGGCAAGAAACAGGACGGTAAGAACGGGTATGCGCATATAGGCACAAGGATACCTGGCGAGTTAGGTATGAACAAGTTGAATGTGGACACCGGGAGAGAGCCATGCCCCAGGAGCTGAACCCAGCATAACGTGAAAGACGCTTTGATAAGAGGGATGGATGCGCACAAGGACGTTGTCAAATGTCTCGCGTGGATCATGCGCAAGGCAGACGCGTACGCGCTGGCCATTTTGTACATGAAAATCTTCCGCGTCGTTTGGCGAGAGGTGAAGGTGCGGAAGTGGAATCAGTACACCCTGCGTGAGATCTATGGCACCTGCCGGTCCTTGCAAGCGGACAGACGGAGATTTCCTTGTGTCACCGGAATCACGATCGGGAATTTCAAGACCAAGCACACGTGCATCCCCAAGAGAAAGTTCCAGCTGGGTTTCTTCCCACGCGGGACCGATGATCGTCACATGTGCCAACATACCGCTCGGACCTGCCACCCGCACATCTTCACGATACACAAACTGTCCGTCAAGATACGGACGCGGACGCAGAAAAGAGAAGGCGTGCGTTTCCCCAAATAAAAGTCGGCCGTGCCGCTCGCTCAAGTGCACATGCGGGGTCTGAGCTTCAACGGGAATGCTCTGGTGCAACAGTGTGCCCATACGGACGGTGCTGGAATAAATAAAACAAGCAGAAGGTTGTGAAAAAGGAAATGATAAGAAGCAGGGCGACGACAAGCGGGTGCTGGATGAAGGGAAGCCACGGCACATTCATGCCGTAAAGCCCCGCAACAAGGGTTGGGGGCATGAATGCGGCCGCGATAGCCGTAAAAATACTCATAACTTCATTTGTGCGGTGCGTAAGAAGAGCTTCGTTGACCTCGAAGAGGCCGTCAATGATTTGCTTAATATTATCCGACGCCGCCCACATGGAGTCGAGAATGTCACGTACGTCATCAAAGTACACATGCGCCTCCGGCGGTAGGTATTCGCGTTCCATCGTAATCATATTCCCCAGCATCACGCGCTCTGGGTCCAAGCTTGTGCGCAAAAAAAGAACGTTGCGACGAATGCGCGCCAGCTCCAGCGTTGTCGCGCGGTCCCGCTCGTTGTACACGCCATCCTCCACCTTTGTGACGTGTGTCATCAGCTCCTCCACAACGTCATGCGACTGCGTAAAGAGTACGCGCAAAATGCGGTAGAGAAGATAGGCAGGATCACGACCCATCACGTCCGCGCGAAATTTCGGATTGCGAGAGGCGCGTAGGAAAAAGCGCTCCAGAGCATCGAATGGCCGCTTTGTGACAGTGACCAAGTATTCTGACCCGAGAAAAATCTCGATGTCGTCCGTGATGATCCGCCCCCCGTCCGAAAAGCGTGGAATATGAAACACGGCAAACAAGTAATGTTTGTAGACATCGAGTTTTGGAATAGAGTTTGTTTGCGCAAGATCTTCAAAGTCGAGAACGTGAAATTGAAACTGTGTACGCAAAAATTCCACATCGGCTGAATCAAGTCCGTTGATGTGGTGCCAGATGAACTTCCTCCCTTTCACGTTGTTCTGACTCATGGGTGATAGTGTACCAAATTCTTACACTTTTTTCTTGTAACCAAACCGATAATGAAATAGATCCGAGCGGATCGGCCCGAAAAAGAGAACGTGGATGCCAGAAAGAGTGTAGACTGCTGCAGAGCGGAGATACCCATCACGTTCGAAACGGCGGGGCGGAGTGAAAATCAACTCATGAAGGAAACCAAAGGACCCACGTTTGCTGGCTCGAACCCCATAGTCGTTGTCTTCGGCTAGTTTAATAGCCTCATCAAAACCGCCAAGTCCCTCGTGAAATACGCGGCGGACAAAAATACATGTGCCGATAACATGAGGATGTATCGAGAGCAAGAGGTGTGTATAGGTGTTGTAGGCAGAAAAGAAAAGTCGCGCAAGACGACCACGTGTCGCTTGGATGTCGGGACAGGCAATATCGAGGCGTCGAGAGACAAACTCCGCGAGTGCACGCTCCAAAAAAAACTTGTCGGGAAATTTTGCGTCGGCGTCCAGAAAAAGGAGAATGTCGCCGGACGCTGCTTTTGCTCCGCGGTTGCGTCCTTGCGCCGGCAACCCTCCGTCAACCACTCGTGCGCCAAACGCTGTGGCAACCTTGCACGTCTGGTCTGTTGAATGCGCATCAGCCACAATTACCTCGATCGGCTGATAGGTCTGCGCGCGGATCCCTTGAAGGAGCTCTGGCAGTTCCCGGTCCTCATTGTAAGCAGGAATAACAATGGAGAGGGTTGGCATAGAGACATAAACAGTATAGCATTGAACCCGCTATGCCCTTCTGTCCAAAACCAGACGTCTGTGGATCGTGCGGGTGGGCGCATATTCCCTATCCTAAGCAACTCCAGCAAAAGCTCTCCGACATCAATGGCTCGTTTAAGTTGAAGAAACTCGCTACCCGTGTCGAAGAAATCTTTCCCTCTCCAAAAATCGAGCATTACCGTAACCGGATGGATTTTGTGATTGACTTCGAGGGCCGTGTCGGACTTCGAGAAAAGGGCAAATGGTGGAAAGTCATTGATAACCACACATGTTTTCTTGGGGATGAGCGTATTGAGGAGCTCTTTGTCGCTGTGCGCGAATGGGTGCACTCCTGCGGTCTTTCTTTTTACGACCGAAAAGCACACACGGGACTTTTGCGTTACGCGGTGATCCGCGCCACAACAACAGGAGATGCGATGATCACCATTGTGACAAGCAAACCGGCCGAGAATGAGCGGCAAAAAATTGCTTCGTCGCTTGCCCTCCTCGTTCCTCGCTCGAACACGTGCGAGATCATTTGGTCCGTGAACGACACAGAGAGCGACGTGTCCCACGTGGGCGTGCTCGAAACAATCCGCGGGAAAGGCTACGTGGAGGAGACGATCAACCAAAACCGCTATCGCATCACGCCAAATGCGTTCTTTCAAACGAACTCACATGCCGCCGCGCTCCTTCAACAGACGGTTTTAGATTTTGCTGGTGCCGTTCACGATAAAAGAGTTCTTGATTTGTACTGTGGGAGCGGTTTTTTCTCTATCCCGTTTGCAAAACACGGCGCGCATGTCGTGGGAATGGAGAGCGTGGAGGAAGCCATCCGAGACGCGCGGGTGAATGCCGAACTCAACGGAGCCGAAATTGCATTCACCACCGCCGTTGTAGAGGAGACCGACTGGAGCATTCACAAACCTGAACTCCTTCTTTTGGACCCCCCGCGCATGGGGCTGCACGATCGCGCGCTTGAAGCTGTAATCAAACACGCCCCGCCTGCCATTGTTTACGTGTCTTGTAACTATAAAAATTTTGCCCGCGAGCTTGTCATTCTTGAAAAAACGTATAGAGTGTCCGCCATGCGCGCGATTGATATGTTTCCGCACACGCCGCATGTCGAACTTGTTAGTTTGCTCACGAAACGCTAGACCCTATGAAATCAGGCCTCGTTGCTCTCATTGGCCGATCCAACGTCGGTAAATCCACTCTCCTCAATAATCTCATTGGGTCGAAGGTTGCGATTACCTCACCTAAAGCACAAACGACGCGGCACTCCATTCAGGGCGTGTTAAACGACGCGCGCGGACAGATGGTCTTTGTGGACACGCCCGGCATCCTTCAAAAGCGAGATCGCCTTACGAAGCGACTCCTGCACA
The DNA window shown above is from Candidatus Uhrbacteria bacterium and carries:
- the murJ gene encoding murein biosynthesis integral membrane protein MurJ produces the protein MLSWFQKPIESLAGGALVLGFFSFVSRLFGLWRDRVLAGTFGAGDTLDVYYAAFRIPDLLFALLITGALSASFIPLFVRHLRSDGVADEGWAFTNRMLIGLGVLFGAGALLGILFAPLLAELVAPGFSSDKQQHVAFFMRVLFLAEGLIAVSSVFSNVLQATQRFALFALSPVLYNIGIILGAVFFVPAVGAIGLAWGVVLGAFLHMAIPVWGSWKMGYRPHWPKPWFHADVSSALLLFGPRVLGIGMSQIQFIILGVLASALAAGSVTVFQFAYNLTSLPVGILAVSFAISAFPLLSRAGVEGDTSRFADIMSEAVRQILYLIIPATLFLLLLRAQTVRLVLGAGTFGWEETLLVADTLAFLVMSLFAQALNLLFIRAFFAYRDSVTPLVAGALSTLVLLLSAGRLTEMLGIVGLGIAFSLAQVVELILLWAMLRVKVGAIHESKLLRSLLKMTVAGLFMAIGMQVSKPLTVWFAPLDTFAGVFLQTAVVGSIGTAIYLSLSSLFHVEEFGELRALVHRHLFRRFRPAEALPVANNEQVL
- a CDS encoding PKD domain-containing protein, which produces MRIPVLTVLFLAFPFFAHAAAEVQILPEVTFSKDILYVGDTVRVYATLRNTGDVDVTGDVSFYIGTAISGTPQVISLRAGGVKEEVFVDLLIPEGTFNVRVEVTNVDPPDTNKNDNVVITALATPVPDKDRDGVLDQNDNCPAATNADQKNMDTDTDGDACDADIDGDGLSNEQEAMKGTDPRDVDTDDDGKSDAVDTTPLGEPPPAPKPAPVPPAPAQSPAKTTTTTPPTSADAAPALSSPPAPGEEQAVEVTGDTEASLAEESDETTAQEESEATRGSSQDTKFSFEQVRWSTYNFYAVAPSRDEGYAYNWDFGDDTTSRRREVVHTYAESGEYLVTLKMTSPEGDVVEDQVEIFVPFFDLENGTVRMLLIVLGLAIVLGLVAAYRSAPTSTGVAPASKRPRKKIEPPHA
- a CDS encoding magnesium transporter CorA family protein, giving the protein MSQNNVKGRKFIWHHINGLDSADVEFLRTQFQFHVLDFEDLAQTNSIPKLDVYKHYLFAVFHIPRFSDGGRIITDDIEIFLGSEYLVTVTKRPFDALERFFLRASRNPKFRADVMGRDPAYLLYRILRVLFTQSHDVVEELMTHVTKVEDGVYNERDRATTLELARIRRNVLFLRTSLDPERVMLGNMITMEREYLPPEAHVYFDDVRDILDSMWAASDNIKQIIDGLFEVNEALLTHRTNEVMSIFTAIAAAFMPPTLVAGLYGMNVPWLPFIQHPLVVALLLIISFFTTFCLFYLFQHRPYGHTVAPEHSR
- a CDS encoding glycosyltransferase; protein product: MPTLSIVIPAYNEDRELPELLQGIRAQTYQPIEVIVADAHSTDQTCKVATAFGARVVDGGLPAQGRNRGAKAASGDILLFLDADAKFPDKFFLERALAEFVSRRLDIACPDIQATRGRLARLFFSAYNTYTHLLLSIHPHVIGTCIFVRRVFHEGLGGFDEAIKLAEDNDYGVRASKRGSFGFLHELIFTPPRRFERDGYLRSAAVYTLSGIHVLFFGPIRSDLFHYRFGYKKKV
- the rlmD gene encoding 23S rRNA (uracil(1939)-C(5))-methyltransferase RlmD, coding for MPFCPKPDVCGSCGWAHIPYPKQLQQKLSDINGSFKLKKLATRVEEIFPSPKIEHYRNRMDFVIDFEGRVGLREKGKWWKVIDNHTCFLGDERIEELFVAVREWVHSCGLSFYDRKAHTGLLRYAVIRATTTGDAMITIVTSKPAENERQKIASSLALLVPRSNTCEIIWSVNDTESDVSHVGVLETIRGKGYVEETINQNRYRITPNAFFQTNSHAAALLQQTVLDFAGAVHDKRVLDLYCGSGFFSIPFAKHGAHVVGMESVEEAIRDARVNAELNGAEIAFTTAVVEETDWSIHKPELLLLDPPRMGLHDRALEAVIKHAPPAIVYVSCNYKNFARELVILEKTYRVSAMRAIDMFPHTPHVELVSLLTKR